Proteins from one Cicer arietinum cultivar CDC Frontier isolate Library 1 chromosome 3, Cicar.CDCFrontier_v2.0, whole genome shotgun sequence genomic window:
- the LOC101502952 gene encoding uncharacterized protein, with the protein MRPINSAAPSKQQNAAVQPLPLCPCTTTQVEVPLNSTARKTQPELLVGRHQHCQRSFRFGLLTMHTPIRRCLQALTRKSQPTLCLFTDPSSIRSLSVAAFPNDNISSPLPNFTNSKCISAFRQWFHPRYFSSSKQDDHVKNDVTHDEEDGDEDDDYDDDDDDDGDYEEEDDDEDCVSVSSRKKVYTAEEKEAEAAAIGYQVVGPLQKDEKVFKPYEPAFAVVQIGSHQFKVSNGDSIFTERLKFCEVNDKLILNKVLLLGSASQTIVGRPIVPDAAVHAVVEEHALDAKVIIFKKKRRKNYRRTKGHRQELTKLRITDIQGVEKPQIELTEKPSKSAKKEQEKVAVSA; encoded by the exons ATGAGGCCCATCAATTCAGCAGCTCCATCGAAACAACAAAACGCAGCCGTCCAGCCGCTGCCACTTTGCCCTTGCACCACAACACAAGTTGAAGTCCCACTCAACTCAACCGCCCGGAAAACCCAGCCGGAGTTGCTCGTCGGCCGCCACCAACATTGTCAAAGATCGTTCag GTTTGGTTTATTGACCATGCACACCCCTATTCGGAGGTGCCTGCAAGCGTTAACGCGCAAATCACAGCCAACGTTATGTCTCTTCACAGACCCATCATCTATCCGCTCACTCTCCGTGGCGGCTTTTCCCAACGATAATATTTCGTCGCCCCTTCCCAATTTCACCAATTCCAAATGCATCTCTGCTTTTAGACAATGGTTCCACCCACGCTATTTCTCATCTTCCAAACAAGATGATCACGTCAAAAATGATGTTACACATGATGAAGAAGACGGCGATGAGGatgatgattatgatgatgatgatgatgatgatggagattatgaagaagaagatgatgatgaagattGTGTTTCTGTGTCAAGTAGGAAAAAGGTGTACACGGCAGAGGAGAAGGAAGCAGAAGCAGCAGCTATTGGATACCAAGTGGTGGGGCCCCTACAAAAGGACGAGAAGGTTTTTAAGCCCTATGAGCCTGCGTTCGCCGTTGTTCAG ATTGGTTCACATCAGTTTAAAGTGAGCAACGGGGACAGTATTTTCACTGAAAGATTGAAATTTTGTGAAGTGAATGATAAG TTGATTCTGAATAAAGTTTTGTTGCTTGGATCTGCTAGTCAAACAATTGTTGGCAGACCCATAGTGCCGGATGCAGCTGTTCATGCTGTTGTTGAGGAGCAT GCACTAGATGCAaaggtaattatttttaagaaaaagagaAGGAAGAATTACCGAAGAACCAAAGGTCATCGTCAG GAGTTAACCAAGTTAAGGATAACTGACATACAAGGAGTTGAGAAACCTCAGATCGAATTGACTGAAAAGCCTTCAAAATCTGCTAAGAAGGAACAGGAAAAGGTTGCAGTTAGTGCTTAA